Within the Gadus chalcogrammus isolate NIFS_2021 chromosome 15, NIFS_Gcha_1.0, whole genome shotgun sequence genome, the region CTCAGCCTCCCGGCCAGCTGACagccactcacccccaccctccccggagAGGGCTCACCTACCCATGCCGAGATTGTTCTGTCCCCTAGAATCGACAACACCAGTTCAGTCCCAGCCAAAAGCCCCCGCCTCATACACCCCACCTTCCCCATtaatgaccccctcccagttcagccctgacccagatcacttaagggacccccgtaccaataagagcgagccccgccgcccccggccaggTATACAAGAGGCTTTTATGGCACCTCTATTGATAGGTGCGGAGGGAAGAGCAGCATACACACCATGGAGCCACCGGGACATGGCCAACCTGGTCGCCCGCTTGCCAACGCTCACGGCAGGAGCCTCGGCCTGGATCAGAAGATTTGAAACTGAGACGTCTGGCGATCTCCTGACCCTGGGAGACATACGAGCCATCATCGGCAGGGCACATGGTGCCGGACGAATCATTGAACTGGAGACACTGACCAAGACTGAGGCCCTACCTGACAACACCCCCTTCGAAGCTTACCGAAACCTCTTCTGGGAGAGTCTCAGGGCGCTCTTCCCAGCCGACGCAGGCAGAGTGGGAATCTCCGGCCTGACCATCAAACCTGAAGAATCTATCTTTCAGTACATAGAAAGGGCTGAAGGATTGTGGACGGATAATAATGACTGTCCCCCACACAGTAGCAAACTGGcgacacagacattccagcgggcaataatacagggactgccacccacggtccagaggagactgaagacagTGGTGGCACTGCACTCCAAGCCCCGGACGGAATGGGTGGCTCACCTTAATCACCACCACCGACTCGAGGAAGACAAACGACTTGAAAAGGATGATGATTACGAGGAATTGAAGAAGCAACTCGTGAGGATGCAGATCAAGGAGCTAGCCGAGAAATCCCAGCTGCACAAAAGACCAAGGACGACATGGGGACCCATGAGTATGATGCCTGTAGCGGCCCCACTGCCGACACCCCCAACGCCCCCAGCCCCGACGCCTACCCCACCAATAACACCAGCACCAATGCCCCTATCATGCGCAATGTATCAGATACCGGCGTGTCAAGGGCCCCCGCCACCTGGATGGCTGCAGCCGGGATACCAACCCACCAATTACCCTGGGTACACAATGGCCGCCCCGGTGCCGGCGCCCGCACCACCCCTGTTACAATACCAGCAACCACCCAGCGCCGAGAACtggacaccctcctcctcaagcTACAGCCAAGCCCAGGCCCCCGAAACCAGGTTACCACCACCAGAGCGAGCCCAGCCGAAAGCAGAAAGGATACGGACGCGAATCGGCGCCCCTGGCGCCAGCGCATTGGACCTGGCCTCCTTCCGGGTCAACCTATCGTCCCTGATAGACGGGGAGCCATACCCGAGGAGCATGAGCGACTTCCTGATATACCTTGGCGAGATGCAAGAACACGCCGGTCCTTATGAGAAGAGCTGCTGGATCGCACAAGGATGCACTCAGGACGAATCCGAAATCTACCGCTACTCAGATGGCAAACCGGCACTCAGCtcccgagctctctctctcatggctcgGTCACACCACTCCCACACCCACCAGGGCACCACCGCGACAATGGAGACAATCCGGCGAGACTGGTGGCACCCCGAAATGAAAGCCAGCATCCAGGAAGTGATCAAAGACTGTCACGCCTGCCAAGTACAGAACCCACGCCCAGCCCACattctccccccaggggcccggtactAGACCATTATGATGAAGCCCTCTTAGAATATGTACAGAACCCACGCCCAGCCCACattctccccccaggggcccggtactAGACCATTATGATGAAGCCCTCTTAGAATATGTACAGGCCCTGACCCTTGCCTCCcgagccttgtacacacaggtcacctccctcccgaccCCCGCAGATCCCAACCCCGTCCTCGTTAATCCCGGGGACTGGGTCTGGGTCAAGGTCCACAAGAGACACTGCCTTCAGCCACGGTGGGAAGGCCCCTATGAGGTACGTCTGgccacccccttctctgtctccctttcaggaaGGAGCGGCGCCCGCTGGCACCACCTGTCTACCACCCGCAAGGCCGACAACCCGCATGACCGCACCTTGGCTACCGTTCAACGCGACCTCGCCCGGCTGCACCATGAGGCCACCACTGACGCCGCAGGAGGCCCGGACCAATAGACGTTGCATCATCGGCATGGTAGGAATAACCGGGGCCATGATGGGTTTCTTCATCCTGTGGGGAGTGGACTTCCATACGGCCATCCCGGGGAGGTCCCCCACCATCAAGCCCCCGTCTACGACGACACAACCCTCATCGGGACCCCCAACCCAGAGTCCACACCGCCGCAGGAGACAGACACCCCTGCAAGCCGCCAAAtcccccagcgacccctgccTCAACAAATACGGTGGGCTATCCCTAACCTATACTTATGGTTCCAGCGCCGCCTATACCTTCCTCCTATGCGACGTCGTTCCGTGCGTAGGCGGACCCGCAGCCTGGGAGAAGTACGATGCATACATCTGCGATGCTCCCAAGGGTTCCTTCGCGGGAGTCCAGGGCAACGGGGTAATGATGTCCCCGGACAACAGCCAGAGCTGGTGTCGAGGATGGCGAAATGTACTATGGATGACAGGGAGGCACCAGGGGTACTATGTGACTAACCGCTCTCAGACTCTCCACAGGCCTGACGCGACGGCCGCACTACAGGCGAAGGGCTTCCTCTCGGGAGGCAACGGCAGAATCACCCTTACCCTCAGGAACATTACCAGCAACCCGTACCAAGGATGGGGCAACCCCGCATTTGGGTCGACCCGGGCGTGCGGGGTAAATACGGACTCTGCCTACCTCGTGTTCGGGATATCCCAGTCCGGCCCGGACACGACGGCgttgttgaaaataaatttcagaaaggcccccaccacacccaccgcaccagcctccagggccaacACGACAACTCCTAAACCCCCGTCCGACCCATAATGACTCGCGACGGCCCGGTCACGATTTTTGATTTAAATTCCGTGGGGCGACTCCCCACCCACGATTCCATCGCGCTCGCGACCGGCTACGCAGACGATAATGCATGGCTTAGCTGGATTGCTGCTACGATCCgattccaggggctgtccgactgcgtagcctgtgcgtcagcccgcccccatctaatctcgaccccagtactgttcgattttaccagcgaccccatcggctctcactgcatgttagctctgtttgttacccccgaaccggccggctgcggcctccttagctctctgtttccacccggcCTTAACGACTCAATTCCCCCGGTGTACTCCCCTGGGGAGTACACCCACTCTTGCATCACCAGGGCCGGTGCGGTGAATGTTGGGGCGGTACCGCCGTCGTGGTGCCACTCCATCGCGAACGTTACGctttggcccaacatgaccgaaccgggcctgggacgccaagacctattctggtcctgtgacaaattcaccctTAGACTTACACTCCCGGCACAATGGTCCGGAACCTGCATTATAGTGCGCCTACTTATGCCCGTCACGCTCTTTACCCGGGGTTTGCCCGGGCCCAATAACCAAACTACCCCTCGACACCGCCGCGACACCGCTCTGACCGACCACTTTGATCTAACCAAGAACACCCCCACGTACATGGATAGCATAGGCGTTCCCCGGGGCGTTCCGAACCAGTTTAAGTTAGCAGATCAGATCGCCGCGGGTTTCGAGAACATACCCCTTATCTCTGCCATATTTCCAATCACCCCCAACAAAAACGTAGatcgcattaattacattcactacaacgtccagcgcctatccaacctgactcgcgacgcggtagaaggcttggcctcacaactggccgccacctctctaatgacgtatcaaaaccgtctagccctagacatgttgttagccgagaaagggggggtctgctctttccgtccagatgacagaggactctgggatcgacaaccccatggagaaatggatgaccgacatgttcggcaagtggaagggccttctcatggccgtcctgacatccctggcctgcttcgtcgggattgtggtctgctgcgggtgttgctgcatcccctgtgcccgcaccctctgctcacgcctcatcaccacggccctcgaaaaggagaaacaacagccccctccctactccgaagcagcccccctcatgccccttctggattgcctggacgagcttcccctggacgaccagatggtgcctgaaaaatttgactgtgagtatggcctccctcgCCCTGCAACCCCTGACTTTGAGTACGAGCTCGACTGTGTCTTCGCCGAGCCGGACAtctacccgtgagtgctagtggcctctccaggtgcacggccccggcgtcctgtttccaccaccgtatgctgaaaccccaccacgacaccccctttttcccccccccccgcctgtgacgtgctagtaacctctccaggtgggctgccccattcccgcattcccgtccccgccaacggcaccacccccctcccacctgatgcacccacgtcgcccggaccagggatctgcgttccggcaccaggggctgcggcccgttcccttaaggcttgagggcgcccctggctgtattcgcttctgtacgcttcactgtttttagccgctcccatatctatgcccgcgtctacgcaaccgacgccgggaacgtaaatgttgttgtttatatcgctgtcccactagatggagctcggggatacacacgggcgagattccaggggccttgattgcccgtttatcagatgaggtcctgagcgcagttgaataaaagggtctaatgctcaggtggcgccttgcgaccacctgcccgtgatgacgctcaggactattccgtggtttcagttgttcccgtgccccgtgcctaccctagataccccatgcgtgtgattgcttattgttacacgaccagctaactcctcctcacatccttagtgtgtggtcatctagggatggcttgagggggattgccattcgttatctacctcatatctttctattattattactattacttagggacacgtttcatggttgcatttctttcctgtgatcatcagtgtagtgtttgtgtgattgttgcattttgatattgttattttttaatgttagtcttattgctgctttttgctgatattgtttttgtttggagtttgttttattgttgcagtttgttgttgttattatggtttggtgttagttttgttgtgtggccagctttgttggtgattattgttttttggtatcgtttgatatttgttttttgtattatggTTTGCTTGTGGTATGTTTTCGTGTATTATCTGCtaccagtattgttggtattgctgCTCGCGATGTacggccggggtggatgccaccccctaggtggggtgtgtatggcatacccatgtctgaagcatgggtggcgtttctcccacgtggtttccccatacacccggtccagcgacttattttagtcccatactcatggttgtttgtttttatgattgttttgccttctttctgttacttctaaaagtgttataatgatagtcccgcgctggagtcctatccctcgtatccctaatgagtaaaagtcgtcttgcgacgacttgagggggatatgttgggcaaaataacctgctgagcacatcacatgtacattataaatatagctaactcctaccccagcctgatcagcacatcacatggcagtcaccttacaatagtcaactcttaacgcctgatgagcacaacacatggcagtcacattcaacttttaaacacataacacacacatgataacatagtcaggtcgaggccagagctaaggccccatttctccgccaggcaaatggtaaacactcagacaatgcactgtttcatcctcagaacgggagggccacaaacaggagactctttgaggcgctcccccatcaggaagaacacgagaagatacactagggcctgagagccaaggtcacgcaaagacacacagaaccacatacgtctcaaacgcacacacctcaccaagaggaagatacagcataagagtgtgtcacagAGAGATTCTAACACTTCTTCTTCcctttcttctgaagcagaccttccacggaggcgaagctctggacgaaccatcagcgctgattagggacttagacatattcgatttctcacgctttatgactctgtataaccgttgccactttacttaataaatccaaggtcctcgtgccgatagactttattacctctccgtctcattttatctgatccagtaactagacagaccgtttttcccttcagtcTCACCTCCTGTGCTGGTTCTGGAGTGGTAGAGGATGGCTGTGCAGTTGATGGCAGCTGGTAGAGGTCCTTCCTATTGTGTCGTTTGAAGCATAcattcttcatcttcctctgacCAGCATTTCTTTTAGACCCAGCATTCGACTGGTTCTGTCCGTCTGCAGGCAAGTCCGGTTTTCCCCTGTCTCACAGCATTTTCTACCTAGAAAGATATATAGTAAAAACAGTGCATTGATATTATAATAATGAGTTCACTGCAAACATGCCATATGATATAGTTTGCACTGGGATTTCAGTAATAgaaaatgtgttattattatgatcttggtacacacacacacacacacacacacacttgcacactctAACCTCTATGATGTAGTTCGGatactgaaaataaaaaagacatatAGGCCTAGAGTACAATGGTCAAATAATGAGTTACCTTCCACAGGATCGCAGCTGCATGGGAACAAGATCTCCCTGGTCCAGCGACACACGTACATCCCGCCGTTTTGACTTCTCCAGCTTCAGTTACCAGCACCCAAGCATTATGCCACGCGCTATTCAAACATTGACTAGGCTCTACATTTGctttcaaataaacaaaacGATCATGTTTGTATGACATGACACAACCAACTTTGTCGCTATGCAAATATTGATGAGCCTCGGAGGCTTTCAGACTGTCCATCGCTTTCCCATCCGTTGCTAAGGAGTCCACGAAATAGGCGCAAATCTTGCTGTATGTTATGTTGGGCCACGTCGCCATGTTATCCACCCAGTTCTGCACTGAATTCGGGTGGGGGATAGTAATGCCATCTCCAGTAAGATCATTTAAACTGTGTTGCCATTGTATGGATATTATTAGCTTACCATATCGATCTGACAGTGGGCTGTCAAAGCGTCTGTTTACATTGGCAACCGCTGCGCAAACCACTTCCGGCGGAAATTAAATGCATTTGTGGAGGGTAATGGCGCCGCCCAGGGTTCGACGCGTAAACTTGTCTATAGGCTGCtacccaatgtcaaggaagcatgctcaacggccgcccttttaaggacgctacgtcatagaacgccgacaagcactgttccaatgttgaggacactcgaaagccgcgccatttttgcgtcctttgtttttgagaattccgagatttttcaaggatgcatcgctgcatcctagacgagccaaaactacccacaatcctctgcgttcactgggcgggttcttgaaaatggcagagcagtacacgttcaaatgaagtgaagttatattagttttcagaaatattttgtgccgtattgctttttatagattcatcatgttaatgcaaataatcaagcctaaagacctgtgccacttttcaaacgtttttgcaacttaatgatacgttgctatattttgcatggacgtagctggtgttaaacaccactgtcaccaatgtcaatttactcgctcacaagattacattatttatgtataccataggcgtcgattacgccggggacgcgtccccaccagttttCATAAAGACTAATTTTGTCCccatcagaaaaaaataaataaattcaatgcagttttttaaaaatgaatgtttATAGCGCGAGAGTCGAGACAGATGCGAACCAATCCACAAAAAGTCTATCTGGATACGGCACACagccgtcaacaatttgcaaCACTTGGATAGTTCTAGAAtgggggatgggtgggtggtACGGTGGGCGGCTCCTTCTCTGTGTAATCTGAACCTGACTGCTTGCCGCGCAGCGCGCACTTCCATGGACAATCTGCGGCGGTTGCAGCCTCATGCATTTGAGGAGAGGAGTCCGGAGGAGGTAACGTAACGTATCTACAGtatatttattcatgatgatgacaatCTGTACAAACTCCTTTGTCGTAGTTTGACCGAGGGCAGCGAACGATTTATCTTGATAGTTTCTAAGTTCTATCGTTGACGTTGAAGCTAATAGCCAACATTAGCTTCTAGAAGCCAAGTAGGCCTAGCTCGCTGCCACAGTCAAGTTGGATCTGACCGCTGTTAGCGATAGCATTACATAATTGTATCATCTTAGATGCAGTTAGAGTTTAGATGAGGTAACATTAATGCTACGCTACCCTCGGCCAGTCTTCCCATGTGGTGACATTTTATTTTACCAAAGTTAAGCTTGTTATTGATGGGCTAGGCTAGTGTAACACAATTCCAACTGTGTAGGCCTAGTGGTTATATTTCTGACACTGATGCAATCCATTTTATTATCCTTCTCCAGACCAGACCTGCTGCAAGTGCCTTTGCGTTGGCTGAAAAAAGGTGGTTGCATATGCATTACGTTGTGAAAATACCGAAGTAAGAACTGTGacctgaggcctgtttcaggtagctggtttaacatactctgagtttaattctgcgctctgagttggttgactcagagttcagggttgaaaagtaactctgggttttcggtttcagaacaggtgatcagcgttgggttaatcaactctgagtatgttcactctgggttgagggcgtgcctgttgactatgaagagccatcatcaatggatctctgataacatgatcaaacatggaccaaaagcgtagatccacttacttttcccccacggaattggaaattctaatgaacgtgtatgccgagcagttacccattttaaccaaaaaaagcaataccgccgcggcagcgagagcgcgagagagagcttggcaggaaatacctgaacaagtcaatgcgtgagtcaaataaattagtaaaataaaataaaataagaggaaagtttaatatcttccacttattcaatatgtaaattgtgtgtgtgtgtgtgtgtgtgtgtgtgtgtgtgtgtgtgtgtgtgtgtgtgtgtgtgtgtgtgtgtgtgtgtgtgtgtgtcaatttacgcaaccccgagttgccccacgaggacttggcagcaaatgaagtacaaaaatatagtttaaacaggtaaactaatgtttaattgaaatcaaatcaattgtgctgttttgcctgctctacctaatttaacagctatgttcaaaatgtattatatatttgtatactatatttaagcagtaaatgtaagtagtacatttcccagccaccccaacactgccaatatttaataggatttagatatattagaaggctacacctaggcaaaatgcattataaatatatatgtgtcttcaaaatagcgcttattgaatattagggtaacattttcctccatgttagcaaatcaaaaaaatgcagaggcccggcagactggagggggtccaccacctgcagccctcacagaggctgaggagatggccctcagccaacagagtatgcgtcctgtggctgagggcatccctgggggggagctcctctgatcccccccaccccccaggatagaagtgcctttacagtataagaggttggttattcaaaataattaaatatgtacacgcaacccagcgcgttgcaaattagatattctggctcaagtaataattgcactgtctaatcatcttcttccagttactgatgaaccagatgccctcaccaacctccatgcaattgtaacaattcaaaagatgcaaaaggatgctttggagatccaaattttggaacataagttataggtggttgaggtgcaaactgggataggctactgttccctgctctaaaaacatacccaatataaattactttttttttttgtgctctcaggaaataaaataatcctcataataagtagattgtctttattagaacacgggctgtggtgggacaagttattttgttgaacagtttactcaaagggttttacttcagtgaacaatgcagacgattatgctgagcatgtgcatgtagagaagaacagcatctggttaaaagcagtaccagggtcttttctgccttgcattcttaaaattagtttcttgacttgcagcagttataggtgcgtggttagtcagctactctgatcatgggaaagccacaacgttgaagtgactgtagtacagagcgggtgggatgcacggggcggatcattctgcacatgcgttaattgccctcatcctcatcgtcatccgcttatccggggtcgggtcgcggggggagcagctcaagcagggggccccagacttcccttttcccgggccacattgaccagctctgacggggggatcccgaggcgttcccaggccagtgttgagatataatctctccacctagtcctgggtcttccccgaggtctcctccccactggacgtgcctgaaacacctcccaaggaaggcgcccagtgggcatccttaccagatgcccgaaccacctcagctgactcctttctaagtaaaggagcagcggctctaatccgagttcctcacggatggctgagcttctcaccctatccctaagggagacgccagccacccttctgagaaaactcatctcggccgcttgtacccgcgatctcgtcctttcggtcatcacccagccctcatgaccataggtgaggataggaacgaagatcgaccggtagatcgagagctttgccttgcggctcagctctcttttcgttacaacggtgcggtaaagcgaacgcaataccgcccccgctgctccgattctccggccaatctcacgctccatagtaccctcactcgcgaacaagaccccgaggtacttgaactccttcacttgggctaaggactcatttcctacccggagtaagcaatccaccggtttcctgctaagagtcatggcctcagatttagcggtgctgatcctcatcccagccgcttcacactcagccgccagccgatccagtgagtgctgaaggtcacaggccgatgatccaatgaggaccacatcatctgcaaaaagcagtgacgagatcctcagaccaccgaactgcaaccctaacccctccccaccacgactacgcctcgatatcctgtccatgtatatcacaaacaggattggtgacaaggcgcagccctggcggagaccagcacccactgagaacgaaactgactggctgccgagaacacgaacacagctctcgctttgggagtacaaagattggatggccctgaggatagacccccttaccccatactcccgcagcacctcccacagtttctcccgggggacccggtcatacgccttctccagatccacaaaacacatgtagaccggatgggcatactcccaggccccctccaggatccttgcgagagtgaagagctggtccgtagttccacgtccggggcgaaaaccgcattgttcctcttcaatctgaggttcgacgataattgcgataatttttttttttaaaaacttaaagcatgcccccggtgcgtttgacagttaacatgggggctgagaaggtggtctaaataaatgatagattgcgctgaaaaacgatagcgctcgtgaagaaaattatcaggaaaataaagtatatccaaccggggtcttaataatcgttcctcacggagattccttctgaggatcgcagcctctacgtccacaggctctcgtagaaaaggacatgccatttctaacacttccttctgtcggagagctgccttcagccttatagacaacaaactcagagtaggtctaaccacctcccgagcaggttagacccacggcgtatgttgccgcagcaactaactctcagttgcgctgaacctgctacctgaaacggaaaacccagagtttccactaactcagagcgaacaaactcggggttgcctcaaaaccagctacctgaaacagggctctgATATGGTTGTGAGTTcagcattttgttttttaattgattggcaaaaaaaaactgaaaagctTTTTGATTGCACAGCAATTCAAGCAGAACACaaagggtgtgtgggtggggggggggggggtgtgtgtgtgggtgtgtttttttgtgacacaatatatacaataaTAACCCAGAAAAACAGCTGGGCAACtactaaatacaatttattgcAAGAAGAACcctgaaaaactgtttttctttatgcaaaTTCTTGCAGAACACAaaactggggtgtgtgtgtaaattatgCCACGCTGGACAACTActaaatgaaaacaaacattgCATATTCTGTGTTTTAAAATGCCCCAAACAAATGTTCACGCCTCTCCGATGTGCCAATGAAGGCAGTGGCTATTTTCTGTCTCGTTATTTTCTCCAGCTTCTCCTTGTGGAcatggcagacagacacactgttgAGTCGTGACTGCTCCATCGTGGAGCGGAGCCAATTCTTCAAACGACGCAGGGCACTGAAGCTCCGCTCCGCTTCGCAAGAAGAGACTGGGACCACAAGCAACAGCCTAACAAGAGCCTCCACCTGGGTAAACAGCCGCATTACTTCTGGTACCATGGTCTTCAAGACATTAGTGACTTCCTGACAAGAATTGAACTTGTAATTTGCCTTCAGCATAGCCAGTTGCATTTGCAGCAGCTGTGCATCCAATTCTGGGTAGAGCTCTACTACCTCGCTAATTTCTCCCGACACTAGGTGTTGCTCCAACGTGGCCAAACGGCCAAGGCCCTCTTGGTTGAACCTCTCATCCAGCTGCACGCTTGCTGTATCGATGGCAGAGAAAAATTGCACCCTGAAAAAGTCCTCTGCCGAAGACGGGGTGTAGCTTTTTGCAGGCCCACCATATCGGTTAGCTGGTTTCCGTACTTGTGGAAGATTTATTGGCTGAAGATCAAGAGATGTGGTGAGTTCTACAGCTCTTGAGTAAAGCCTCATAAATTTCTCGCTTGTTCTCTGTGCCACAAACGCTTTCCTTGTGCAATCAACAGCCTCTAACATCCTGCCAATTGTTACTGCCCTCCCTTGCAAGCTTTTATTGAGACCTTCAAGCTGCAGGAGAATATCCTGCCCAAGGATAAGGCCAAGTACCGTGTTGCCTTTTTGGAGATGGTCAAGAAGGCCACTTGCTCGAGGAGCTGTGACCCCATTCGAGGAAGCCAACTCCTCCAATGCAGCCAAGATCACCTCGTATTGGGTGAGGACCGACTTGATCGCTGGTGTTCGCACAGTCCACCTGGTAGCACACAATGGCTTGATTGTGGTGAATGAGCCATTTTCAGTCAATGCTATCTGTTTAAAGATTGTTTTGAATTTCCCAGAACTGGTGTGGATAAGCAGGCTTTTTGCGTGACCAGATTCACACAGTGGACAAAAGTGGCAAGGGGCTGTTCTCTGCGGACCAAAGCTTGCATCCCAGATAAGTGCCCTGACATGTTTGCTGCTCCATCATAGGTTTGGCCACGAAGACCCGAGAGTGGAAGATTGAGACGGAGCAGCATATCGGAGGCAATTCTCCAGAGATGCTCGCCAGTTGTGGAAGAGGC harbors:
- the LOC130404745 gene encoding uncharacterized protein LOC130404745; the encoded protein is MGDGWVVRWAAPSLCNLNLTACRAARTSMDNLRRLQPHAFEERSPEETRPAASAFALAEKSFSLWTWQTDTLLSRDCSIVERSQFFKRRRALKLRSASQEETGTTSNSLTRASTWVLLQRGQTAKALLVEPLIQLHACCIDGREKLHPEKVLCRRRGVAFCRPTISVSWFPYLWKIYWLKIKRCAFIETFKLQENILPKDKAKYRVAFLEMVKKATCSRSCDPIRGSQLLQCSQDHLVLGLATKTREWKIETEQHIGGNSPEMLASCGRGLVQPYKLLPWFQILVHIAEADGDLLCSTDVLCSVHYEGILQHRDGLSSASLQGWGHPPPYL